In Candidatus Schekmanbacteria bacterium RIFCSPLOWO2_02_FULL_38_14, the sequence TTGGGTAACTAATGTCAAACAATAAGTTACCCAACAAAAGTGATTGTTTTGATATATGTTGGGTAACAGGTACTAATCAATTTCCTCTTGACTATCTCAATTAATCCCATTTAACTATCCTCATGCAAGAAATTACAATCTACTGCGACGGGGCGTGCAGCGGAAATCCCGGGCCCGGAGGATTTGGGTACATAATAAAAAAGAGTTGCAAATCAGCAGAATTCAAGGGAGGCAGTCCTGCTACAACAAACAACAGGATGGAACTCATTGCTGCAATAAAAGCAATTGAGAAGATAAAACACCACTCCAAAATAACAGTAGTCAGCGATTCTCAATACCTTGTAAAGGGGATGACTGAATGGATTTTTGGCTGGCAGAAAAGAGGATGGATAAATTCCCAGAAAGACCCTGTAAAGAATAAAGACCTCTGGCTCAAGCTTCTTGAACTTTCAAAAAAACATAATATAAAGTGGGAATGGATAAAGGGACACGATGGACATCCTGAGAATGAAAGGTGTGATGAGCTTGCAAGGGAATACATTGAAAAAATCAAAAGTCGAAAAAGCTGACAGCTATCAGCTAGACAATTTTGATAGACGGGGTTTTCTAACCCCGTCTATTTGCGGGACAAGAATGTCCCGCCTATCCTGCTGATTGCTGATTGCTGAAGGCTGAAGGCTTTCCAGAAAGGAGCATTATGTACTTCAAACAGATTCCTTTAGGACAGATGGGAAATTATTCATACCTTTTTGGCTGTGAAAAAACAAAGGAAGCTGCTGTTGTTGACCCTGCCTTTGAAGTAGATAGAATAATTAAAGCTGCAAATTCTGACGGTTACAAAATCAAATACATCTTCACAACCCACGGTCATTTTGACCATACTGGCGGACATATTGAAACAGCATCAAAGACAGGAGCAAAAATCATAGCCCACAAAAAAGAAACAGGAAGCCTTAAAAGAAATAGCATTACAGTTGACATTGAAGTTAATGACGGAGATGAGATAAATGTTGGCAACATAACTGTAAAAATCATTCACACACCGGGGCATACAAAGGGAGGTATCTGCCTGCTCGTAGATGACAAGAAACTGATTACAGGGGATACCCTTTTTGTCGGAGATTGCGGAAGAACGGATTTGGGAGACGGAAGTTCCAAAGAACTTTTTAACAGCATAAATGAGAAATTAAAAACCCTTCCTGATAATATTGAAGTTTATCCCGGACACAGCTACGGAGGGGCTCATTCCACAATCGGGCAGGAGAAAAAAACAAACCCTGCAATGAAATGCAAAACTCTTGAAGAGTTTGAAGCTCTGCCATAAAATCACTCAAGCTTACTTTCCGTCATTCCCGCGAAGGCGGGAACCCAGTAGATTGGTAGCTATTCTGTTTTTAATTTCTATCTGCCATGTGTCCAACCATAATATTACATGAAGATTTTATAAGAGAAAAAAACACTTTGGGTTTAAGCACCCTGTGAAAAATCGCAAATGAAAATATTTTCCAGAAAGATGACAGGTTATAGAATTTGCGGTATATAGCCTTTCTTATTTTCTTAAGGTCTGCAACAGAGTAGGTATCAGAATAAACCCTTCCTCTTTTATCCAACTGGTATCCATTAAGTTTTTTTATCACATTATACAATGGAGCATACTGAGAACAACGCAGATTGCTGACACCTATTGAATGGAGCCCTATCTGTTTTGCAA encodes:
- a CDS encoding ribonuclease HI, with the translated sequence MQEITIYCDGACSGNPGPGGFGYIIKKSCKSAEFKGGSPATTNNRMELIAAIKAIEKIKHHSKITVVSDSQYLVKGMTEWIFGWQKRGWINSQKDPVKNKDLWLKLLELSKKHNIKWEWIKGHDGHPENERCDELAREYIEKIKSRKS